In the Nitrospira sp. genome, one interval contains:
- a CDS encoding DUF5069 domain-containing protein codes for MAHDLKKVGVLAKDLRVQPPRSPREKLAGYVILGRSVDKCRAFLLGINGEYNYQPCSLAAQFFTFTGITAEQLKELVAAGATDAEVAEWVTRQPGHKTPIEIIRWNNTLRDMRLSEMDDHAQEYLEEYIELHLPSDKPVYRWFDVYDIEEKRL; via the coding sequence ATGGCGCATGATCTCAAAAAAGTCGGTGTGCTGGCCAAAGACCTGCGCGTACAACCCCCGCGCAGTCCACGGGAGAAGCTCGCCGGATATGTCATCTTGGGGCGTAGTGTGGATAAGTGTCGCGCGTTCTTACTGGGCATCAACGGAGAATATAACTACCAGCCTTGCTCGCTAGCCGCGCAGTTCTTCACGTTCACAGGCATCACCGCGGAGCAACTCAAGGAGCTGGTCGCAGCCGGTGCGACCGATGCGGAGGTTGCGGAATGGGTCACCCGGCAACCCGGGCACAAGACTCCCATAGAGATCATCCGCTGGAACAATACACTCCGTGACATGCGGCTCAGCGAGATGGACGACCATGCCCAGGAATATTTGGAGGAGTATATCGAGCTCCACCTGCCTTCCGATAAGCCGGTGTACCGCTGGTTTGATGTCTATGACATCGAAGAGAAGCGACTCTGA
- a CDS encoding DUF2630 family protein, which produces MSPTVEPWQRRALREVGENPNAPQVRSPEIVEKYLR; this is translated from the coding sequence GTGAGTCCGACGGTCGAGCCATGGCAGCGTCGCGCGCTGCGCGAAGTCGGGGAGAACCCCAATGCCCCGCAGGTTCGTTCGCCGGAAATCGTTGAGAAATACCTGCGGTAG
- a CDS encoding helix-turn-helix transcriptional regulator: MAKNTECPTERTLALISGRWKVMVIYWLLKGERRFNQLQRDLQGITHRTLAKQLREMETDGLVERLDFKEIPPRVEYRLSSRGRSLEPILVAMHDWAVAHPHAKRKSRDA; the protein is encoded by the coding sequence ATGGCAAAAAACACCGAATGCCCGACGGAGCGAACGCTCGCCCTGATCTCCGGTCGTTGGAAAGTGATGGTCATTTACTGGTTGCTGAAGGGCGAGCGACGCTTTAATCAATTACAGCGCGACCTCCAAGGCATCACGCACCGCACGCTGGCGAAACAGTTACGTGAAATGGAAACCGATGGCCTGGTGGAACGATTGGATTTCAAGGAAATTCCACCGCGCGTGGAATATCGCCTTTCCTCGCGAGGACGCTCCCTCGAGCCCATTTTGGTCGCCATGCATGATTGGGCCGTCGCACATCCGCATGCCAAACGAAAATCCCGGGATGCCTAA
- a CDS encoding dicarboxylate/amino acid:cation symporter, translating into MSLRNHASEYQFVDDPTLEHRAVVTSHTGLVAAWHNLPLYGRIIIGVILGVATGLLLGNQAAFLAVPGKLVLRLLGALAPPLILAAIVHTFMTTHLGGPLAVRLPRLLLMNTLVAITIGLTVANVIQPGRGAGLAPSEPSVETTATVNPLVAFIENVPKSLLGPLGDDGKVIGVIFVAVAFGMALRTERHRPLGTVEHLVELVLESLIKILHWIIAVVPLAVFGIVASIVGTEGFAQFQALGVFVLSVLLALAIQATYYLVRIRFGSWVRPRELLRDGRDALVMAFSTASSTATMPVTYAVLKDRVGLRDQSASMGALVGANFNNDGTALYEAMAALFIAQMIGMDLSIHQQFMVVLTSVIASVGAAGIPEAGLVTMTMVFTAVGLPVQFIPVLLTVDWFLDRCRTAINVMGDMNVSCLLDGKQKG; encoded by the coding sequence ATGTCCCTGAGGAACCACGCATCGGAGTACCAGTTCGTGGATGATCCCACGTTGGAGCACAGGGCCGTCGTAACTTCGCACACGGGCCTGGTCGCAGCATGGCACAACCTCCCGCTGTATGGACGTATCATCATCGGCGTGATATTGGGCGTCGCAACCGGGCTTCTATTGGGAAACCAGGCGGCCTTTCTGGCAGTGCCCGGCAAGCTCGTACTTCGCCTTCTCGGCGCGCTGGCGCCGCCGCTGATTCTTGCGGCGATTGTGCACACGTTCATGACAACACATCTCGGCGGACCACTAGCCGTACGCCTTCCACGGTTGTTATTGATGAATACGCTGGTGGCAATCACCATCGGGCTGACCGTCGCCAATGTAATCCAACCGGGGCGGGGTGCGGGACTCGCCCCGTCAGAACCTTCCGTCGAAACTACAGCTACGGTCAACCCACTCGTGGCATTTATTGAAAACGTGCCGAAAAGCCTGCTGGGTCCGCTGGGTGACGACGGGAAGGTGATTGGTGTCATCTTCGTCGCGGTGGCCTTCGGCATGGCCCTGCGCACGGAACGTCACCGCCCCCTCGGTACGGTCGAACACCTGGTCGAACTGGTGCTGGAGTCGCTGATTAAAATTTTGCACTGGATCATCGCCGTGGTGCCCCTCGCGGTGTTCGGCATCGTGGCGAGCATTGTGGGGACGGAGGGTTTCGCACAGTTCCAGGCGCTCGGCGTCTTTGTGCTCAGCGTGCTGCTCGCGCTCGCGATCCAGGCCACCTACTATCTCGTCCGCATCCGCTTCGGATCGTGGGTGCGCCCGCGCGAACTGCTTCGGGATGGACGCGACGCGCTGGTCATGGCCTTCTCGACGGCAAGTTCAACGGCCACAATGCCGGTGACCTATGCGGTCCTGAAAGATCGCGTGGGCCTGCGCGACCAATCCGCCAGCATGGGCGCATTGGTCGGAGCGAATTTTAACAACGACGGCACCGCTCTCTACGAGGCCATGGCGGCCCTGTTTATTGCGCAAATGATCGGGATGGACCTGAGCATACACCAACAATTCATGGTCGTCCTCACGAGCGTGATTGCCTCAGTCGGCGCTGCCGGCATTCCCGAGGCCGGCCTCGTCACGATGACCATGGTCTTCACAGCCGTCGGCCTGCCCGTGCAGTTCATTCCCGTCCTGCTCACGGTGGATTGGTTTCTCGACCGCTGCCGGACGGCGATCAATGTCATGGGCGACATGAATGTGAGTTGTCTGCTGGATGGAAAGCAGAAGGGATGA
- a CDS encoding class I SAM-dependent methyltransferase yields MRGSTTHDTDGLLVDLLEQYHPRDFQIRLWDGIIRQTDSGVDSKFTLIIRNPSILRTMLWQADELSLAEAFISGELEVEGDLEAAIPLAEYLSHQTMTWENRLRLGFRLLSSASKHSSKAHDLAARVTGPSHSLHRDKQAIAHHYDHPAEFYAPWLDQRMVYSCAYFSSTDDLDAAQVRKLDYLCKKLRLRRGDRLLDVGCGWGALIVHAARHYGVDACGIPLSEKQAEFTTALITQHGLTDRCRVELRDYRQLDTPETYDKIVSVGMIEHVGASQLPLYFQHIWNLLKPGGTFLNHGIGIRHGERCAFGPFVNTYVFPDAELVPISITTGLAETAGFEVRDIESLREHYVLTLRRWRQRLESNLSPVNRTMDESTWRLWRLYLASAAHGFATGRLNLYQTLLSKTQDGATDLPLTRDDWYATHALVDSHP; encoded by the coding sequence ATGCGTGGCTCAACGACTCACGATACCGATGGCCTGCTCGTAGACCTTCTCGAGCAGTATCACCCGCGCGACTTTCAGATCCGACTATGGGATGGCATAATCCGGCAGACTGACTCTGGCGTAGATTCCAAATTTACGCTCATTATCCGAAACCCGTCCATCCTGCGAACCATGCTCTGGCAAGCCGATGAACTCTCATTGGCCGAAGCCTTCATTTCCGGTGAACTGGAGGTCGAAGGTGACCTCGAGGCGGCCATTCCACTGGCCGAATATCTTTCACATCAAACCATGACCTGGGAAAACCGGCTGCGCTTGGGCTTCAGATTATTGAGCTCGGCCTCGAAGCACTCGTCAAAGGCACATGATCTGGCCGCACGAGTCACTGGTCCCTCGCATTCATTACATCGGGACAAACAGGCCATCGCGCACCACTACGATCATCCCGCAGAGTTCTATGCCCCCTGGCTGGATCAACGGATGGTGTATTCATGCGCCTATTTTTCCTCCACCGATGACCTCGATGCCGCGCAGGTACGAAAGCTCGATTATCTTTGCAAGAAGTTGCGTCTGCGGCGGGGTGATCGGTTGCTGGACGTGGGATGCGGCTGGGGCGCGCTGATCGTGCATGCGGCGCGGCACTATGGTGTCGATGCCTGCGGCATCCCGTTGAGCGAGAAGCAGGCCGAATTCACAACCGCATTGATCACACAACATGGCCTTACGGATCGATGCCGGGTCGAACTCCGCGACTATCGTCAACTGGACACCCCCGAGACTTATGACAAAATCGTCAGTGTCGGCATGATCGAGCACGTAGGAGCGTCGCAACTCCCCCTTTACTTTCAACACATCTGGAATTTACTGAAACCCGGCGGGACCTTTCTGAATCATGGGATTGGGATTCGGCACGGAGAACGCTGCGCATTCGGGCCATTTGTGAATACGTATGTATTCCCGGACGCCGAGCTGGTGCCGATCTCCATAACAACCGGGCTGGCGGAGACCGCCGGCTTTGAGGTGAGGGACATCGAAAGTTTGCGGGAACATTATGTGTTGACGCTTCGGCGGTGGAGACAGCGCCTGGAGAGCAACCTGTCGCCCGTCAACCGCACCATGGATGAGTCCACCTGGCGACTGTGGCGACTGTATCTGGCCAGCGCCGCTCATGGTTTTGCCACAGGCCGGCTCAACCTCTATCAAACCTTGTTGTCTAAAACGCAGGATGGAGCGACGGATCTGCCCCTCACGCGGGACGACTGGTATGCCACTCACGCATTGGTTGATTCGCATCCCTAA
- a CDS encoding NAD(P)H-dependent oxidoreductase, translating to MPHASDTIRIVIINGSVRPGNYTSMASALVLDELKKHRQVTTEVIDPATLQLPPPGTDPQSAAATHLQQKVGEATGVVLATPEYHGSFSSVMKLVIENLGFPSALSGKPVALLGIAGGTIGAVKSLEHLRSVVSHVGGLVLPLPISIANVGEVFDREGRSLDPGAEQLIRGVGTNLLTYIEQNVCPRVTLERLRSEGQQVSPKIIAV from the coding sequence ATGCCGCATGCATCCGACACGATTCGCATCGTTATCATCAATGGCAGTGTCCGTCCGGGTAACTATACCAGCATGGCGTCCGCGCTGGTCCTCGATGAATTGAAGAAACACCGACAGGTCACGACCGAGGTCATCGATCCTGCCACGTTACAGCTGCCGCCGCCTGGGACGGATCCGCAATCCGCAGCCGCCACACATCTGCAGCAGAAGGTGGGAGAGGCCACGGGAGTCGTCCTGGCCACACCTGAGTATCATGGCAGCTTCAGCAGCGTGATGAAGCTCGTGATCGAAAATCTTGGCTTTCCGTCCGCCTTGTCGGGAAAACCGGTCGCATTACTGGGCATCGCCGGCGGCACGATCGGCGCCGTGAAATCATTGGAGCATTTGCGCAGCGTCGTCTCGCATGTCGGAGGACTTGTGTTGCCGCTGCCGATTTCGATCGCGAACGTCGGGGAGGTGTTCGACCGAGAAGGTCGTAGTCTTGACCCGGGTGCTGAGCAACTCATCCGCGGGGTCGGCACGAATCTGCTCACCTACATCGAGCAGAATGTCTGTCCCCGGGTGACACTTGAACGGCTACGGAGCGAAGGACAACAGGTGTCGCCGAAGATCATTGCGGTATAG
- a CDS encoding pirin family protein: MKQIAEVLRAHGSHWVGDGFPVRSLFSYHHDSAAISPFLLFDYAGPHQFDPTDEPRGVGQHPHRGFETVTIVYDGEVAHRDSAGNGGVIGPGDVQWMTAARGIIHEEFHSPHYTKTGGPFRMVQLWVNLPAKDKMSPAGYQGITDADIPVVSFTGGQARIIAGEFRGVRGPARTFTPVNLWDLRLQQGADLTLTLPAGHNAMIAVLTGQVVINGTQTAGEAEIVRLERDGSDLTIHADHDAILLVLTGEPIDEPVVGYGPFVMNSAAEIRQAADDFNNGRFGNMDSSQPLAR, translated from the coding sequence ATGAAGCAGATTGCAGAAGTCCTGCGTGCTCATGGCAGTCATTGGGTCGGTGACGGGTTCCCCGTCCGGTCGCTGTTTTCGTACCATCATGATAGCGCAGCGATCAGCCCGTTCCTGTTGTTCGATTATGCGGGCCCCCATCAATTCGATCCCACTGATGAGCCGCGTGGCGTCGGGCAGCACCCGCATCGCGGATTTGAAACCGTGACCATCGTCTATGACGGAGAGGTCGCACACCGGGATTCCGCCGGGAATGGCGGGGTCATCGGGCCGGGCGATGTCCAGTGGATGACGGCGGCTCGCGGCATCATTCACGAGGAATTTCACTCACCACACTATACCAAAACGGGCGGTCCGTTCAGGATGGTCCAGCTCTGGGTCAATTTGCCGGCCAAAGACAAAATGAGTCCGGCAGGGTACCAGGGGATCACCGACGCCGATATTCCGGTCGTCTCCTTTACGGGCGGACAGGCCAGGATCATTGCGGGAGAATTTCGCGGTGTTCGTGGACCGGCACGCACGTTCACGCCCGTCAATCTGTGGGATCTGCGTCTCCAGCAAGGCGCTGATCTCACGCTCACCCTGCCGGCAGGGCACAATGCCATGATCGCGGTGCTTACGGGCCAAGTCGTCATCAACGGCACGCAGACCGCCGGCGAGGCGGAAATCGTCCGGTTGGAGCGCGACGGCAGCGATCTGACCATCCACGCCGATCATGACGCGATCCTGCTTGTCTTGACCGGCGAGCCCATCGACGAACCGGTGGTTGGCTATGGCCCGTTCGTCATGAACAGCGCGGCTGAAATTCGGCAGGCCGCCGACGATTTCAACAACGGCCGCTTCGGCAACATGGACTCATCGCAACCGCTTGCCCGGTGA